Part of the Mauremys reevesii isolate NIE-2019 linkage group 20, ASM1616193v1, whole genome shotgun sequence genome is shown below.
ATTGGTCAAGTAGCTTTCTAAACGCCACAGTCCCCATTGAGAGACTTAGGTAAGGAACAGACTATATAAAATATTATGGAGGAAGTACATTTTTTCTTAAAGGAGGAAGAGTTTAATAGGTTCTTCCACACCACCCAAGAAACTCTAGTGTAGTGTTTCCTTGCACATGCATCATATTGCAAGGGGGCACGCGGACTTGTGCTGCCAGTGAATTAAAGCATTATATTCTTTATCACCAGCAGACCAAGTTACCCCAATGTCTCGTTGAATAGAAAGGCCCTAACTCCTGCAGCCCTCAGTATCACATCCCGGGCCAAGGAAAGTAAAGGTAACTGAGATGGGCTCGATTAAACCCATGGTTTTGAGAGAGTAAATGGAACTATAGTGGATGCAGTTACTAGTTCTTCTACCAAAGGGAGTTCCAAACTGCCTTTCAGTGTTCAGGGAACGGCTAACCTGCCAATAAAAGATATGCTAGTTAACTCGGGTTCAAACAACAGTAAGGACACGGAAGCTTAGGTTCAATCCCAGCTTCTCCTGAAGGCTCTCTCTCAAGTGGAGCTCAACAGAGCTGCTGTATATTCACTGCTATTTTTCCCACACACGTTAGATATTGCAAGTTTAGAACACTTTTTTTGCACAGTGTAGACCCCTTGAGTCATTGTTCAGAGTCTAAAAATGCCAGGGTAAGGGTTTACATTTCAATTTACACAGCAAGTCATGAACAGAGGCCTTAGGTAATTAAGGGCAAAACGTGAAGCTGGCAACACCAGCAATGTCAATGGTAAATTCGAAAAAACTGTTCTTTAGCTCAGAGTGTGATGAGAGTCAGAGCCATATGCACAGTGGGTTGATTTGGCACTATCACTGTGGCAGATGTGCCAGCTTAGCTAATATTTCTCAAGTGATTAACACTGATAGAACTCCCTCAGCCTCCTAATTCATTAGTGTTAAGGCCTCAGCCACTGATACAGCTAGATCCTTGCAGCACTTTAAAAGCAATGCTGATCTTTATAACTCCAATCTGGCAGAGATGCTTATCAGCATCCACAGGAGCATCATGAGACTAATTTATCTACTTAAGGTTTTTCTATAGCCTTCGTCACCATAGTCAAAAGATTAATAGTAGTTATTGTTCATAAACCACTGGAAGTACTAAATGGGAGTCAGGACATCTAGCTTTTAGATCTGCCTCTACCATGCctttgctctgtgcctcagtttccccacctgtaaaacagaGCAAAGCTTATTCCCTTTGACAAAGTGCTCTGCAATGTACAGATGAGTGACAATTTTCACGCTTGGCACTTAAGCGAGAATTCCTGTTTTTCTGCTGAAATCCTTCGTAGTCTTTCcatttttgtcattttaaaagcAGTTGAATGTTCACCTCCAGGACCTTGCAAGGGACTCCCAGAAGAAAGCTTCCTTAGGCTTGTAATTGAAACAGGAGGCAGCAACAATCTTCGAATACATTGGTTTTGGCTGCCATCCATCTTTAAGCCTGCACACAAAATCGGATTCAAAAATCCAGGCCTGACAGAGAGGGGTTGCCAGCAGTTATGTATCCTGTTTGAATGAGTCATTGCACTGTCTCTCACAAAGCTGCCAGCACACAAGAAGTGATGCTTATTAGCAAAATGATGAGTGCCCATGTTAACCGTTTGTCTGTCGTTCTGTTTCTCTGCAGCTTGAAAGCTATCCTGGTGGGGACGCCTCAGAACAACACAGTAGATCTCTCTGGCATCCCTCTGACACTGAAGGATTTGGACCGCATCATCTCATACCTCCAGCACAGCTCAGAGCACATTGACAATGTGGAGCTGTGCTTCACGGAGCTGACTGATGAGATGTTCCTTCAACTTCTGCCCATCCTCAGtgccctgcctcacctcaccACGCTCTCCCTGAATGGCAACAGACTCACCAAAGCAATCCTTCGGGACCTGACAGAAACACTGAAGGACCCCAAGAAGTTCTCCAGCGTGACGTGGATTGACCTGGGCAACAACGTGGATATATTTTCTTTGCCGCAGCCCTTTTTGGTCAGCCTCAAGAAACGATGTCCCAAGCAAGGCAACTTGCCAACCATTCTGGAGTTCGGGGAGGGCCAGATGAGTGACTTGGAAAGCCAAGAGGGCCTGGCGGAGAGTCAAGAGGATCTGTGCTCAGCCGACGAAGATGAAAACCAACCTGACAAGATCAACAATGCAGGCACCAGACGGCTGATGACAGAGAGAACAATTGAGGTTGGGACGCTGACAAATAAATGCGACTCTGAGCAGGAACCTGCTTGTGAGGCAGCTCAGACATGATGTTCAGCTGTGTGTCACGTGGCTGGATACTTTGAAAAGAGACACTTTAAAACTGATACCTCACCTATGAAGGTTCTTATTAAGTGTTGATTTACATGTTCAGATGTCTACACAATCAATGCTTTGAGACTTTAGActgttgcctcagtttcctctcatCATATGAATGTCAACCGATTTCATTTCGTAGAGAACATAAAAATGTGATCAAGTTGTATACTTATCTTTTATAAAGCTGGCCACGTATTTTTAAACATTAGCAATGAGCTGTgctttttatctctctctctctctcaaaaaaaataaaaataaaatctatatcGCCAAGGTATTGTAATGCCAGTTCCTTAAATAGCAcaaaaggagaagaaaacagCCAACAGAATTTGCAGGAAAGCTCTCTGTTTTGAGACAAGATCATTCTTACTGAATCTAGCAAAATCTTGGTTTTAAAGTTTTCTCTCTTGTAAACGATGGGTAAATGGCTGCCACCCTAAGGAGGACTCTTGCGGAGACCAAATTAAACCTATCCCCACTCTGAATTCAAACCACATTGAAGAGTAGCATCCTTGGTCAATGACAAAAACAACCGGGGAATATTTCCCTGCACCAGCCAgtaaggatgaaattcacctcctgtgcagaggggtcagcaCAAGGAGACTGTGCCCCGTAAGACCTGTTTTAATTGGAGTATAGTTGTTGGGCTGGGCATATGTACAGGGCTGAATGTCCACTGCAAATTCTTGCTCCTTACCATCACCCTATGGAATCTAGAAAGGCTGTCTCACTCTCTGGCCTCACAGGAGTTGGAGCGGCAAGATGTCCAGTACTGAGAGCACATTTGGTGCTAGAGTTTGGCTACCACTCCCCCTACTGTAAATAACTCCATTGCTTTCAGTGAAGTTACTTGGAGTTTACCTccctgtaactgagagcagaagttGGGACCATCTGCAAAGTTTGAATTCGAgggtttggttcaggcccatctctagtacATGTAAAAGGGACAGAACTGTTCCTAACATATTTATTACAATATGGAATGTTTATAGAAGAAAAATGAACAAACATTTTCCTGGGGAAATTTTTTAATACACTGCCATTCTGGGTTGGGCAGGCACAAGCCAACTGAAGACCCGTAAGGCCTGTACCAGTCTTTTAGGTTACTTGACTGTCCCTACCCCCAACGACCAGAAGTGctttgtttctgatatttttaGAAGAGAAACAGTTTTGAATTTCTGATAGCAAATGGAGATGGGACCTGCACTGCTGGCTTTGCACCTGGATCCTgacttccccaaagttcagggggggggggggggggttggagctGGAATTTGCAGGGAGACCCATCTTTCTAGAGCATTTCAGTACATTTAAAGGACCAAACCTGATTTCCCGGCATGAAATGTAGCCATTTGGCTTTCTGTTTGTGTCCTGTTCTTTGAATAGCTTTACAGCATCATCTCCTGGGCTCAGGTGTGAGTGACAACTCTTTTGGCTTCATCTACAGGTACAGATACATTCAGAGAGTTTTCAAACTTCCCTTTGGCACTAGCCCCATAACACTGCTACACTCCCAGTCTGCTTCCCCTCCACATGCAAGAAAATACCTTGTAAGAGATTCTGCTACTCATTTAAATACAGCTGGCAAAATTCATTATGATTTGCATGTATCTAACATTGTTTTTCTAACTGCTCATTCTTTTCACCAGGCATAAAAACTTTGCAGTGAATAAACTTTCTGTTTGCAATAAAGGATCTATCCATAATCAAAATAAAATGACAGTGTTTAATAGAGACCTTGTCTTGAGTTTCCATTTATTACAGGCTTCACAATACTGGGACCACAGTTCACAGCAGCAAAGCCCAGAATATCTGCCTCACTGGAAATCTTTCCCCTTTCAAGATACATGGGTAGGTGCTTTATGAATGCATATCACAGATACTACAGTATTTCTCCACTAAACAAACGATAGGCACATACCTCACTTAACAATAATACTTCTGGGCTGATTCTGCTCTCTCACATGGGGTTTATAGTGTTGTAAATCTATTGACACCTGCGTAAGAGCACAACTGGATTCTTCGCACTGCCTGCCCATTGGCAAAGCACCACATCTCGTTTGAACGTGACATGAGAATACGTCTCTGAGATACAGAGAAGCACATTCATCCTCACGGGAGTTGCACTTACTTATGTCACTGCTGCATCTGGCCCAGAGTTGTGCTTGCTTCACAAGACcaccatgctgctgctgccaacaGGGGAAGGTTCATCAAGCGTTAGCGAATACCGACCCAACCCACTGGCCCCAACACTGGCGAGAACCTTCCTTGTGACAGTGGCAGAGCGAGGGAGGGGTTTCCGTCAGTCCCCTGAAGACAGGGCTTCCCCAGGCAGCAAGATTTTTAGTATTAACGTTACAGGCAGAGAAAGCAGTGCCAGTGCCAGTGCAAGACTTCCCTGGCATGATTTCAGAAGTGCTCATGGCCCCAAGCCCCTTGTGTCTCCCGGGAACCTACCAGTGCAGTTTTTCGCTGTGGTTTGTGCAGTCACTTGCCTGTTTTGATTCTACGGCCTAGACGCTTTCATTCTAAAAGGATAAATAATATGCGTATGCAGCCTTTATGCAACTAAACAATGACAGAGTATAAACTGGTGCAACATCAGCCCAGAATTTGGAGGCAGCCCAGGAAATGTGAACTGCCCATTCACCCTACTGCGTTAACTCTGAACCATAACGCTAACAGCATACGAGCCACGTTTTCAGGGCATTTACATGTGCAATATACTGTAGGTACACATGCACGTGGGGCTgggattcccagctcaaggagagaCACTCGTGCTGGCTAAACACACTGAAACTAGCTGTGGCGGTGCAAGCAGGGGGACGGGCTAGCCAGCCTGCGTGTGTCTCTATGGTCTCGGACAGGTACAGCCTCAGGGACCACTAGCTCGAGCAGGTTTCCTCGAGCTGGGCTGCACCACCCCCAACCCCGCCCATTACTACAATGCTGTGCCAACGGGATCGTTGGGCACACACAAACAGCATTGCCCCTTGACGTACCGTGCACACCAGAGCAATCTTACTTACAAGAACGCTGGTTTCCACATAAGGGCCATAGTCCCTCCTTGATCTTTGTGCACGTCGCCCCTTGTTACTGGCAGAGGATTTGATGGAGAGCGAGGCTACTGTATAGCCCTGTGTTCACAGGCCTGATCACAACTGAACTGGCCTTTGGCTCCCCCCCAGCCAAGATCCAGCAAGCTCAGCTGACGACAGAAACTCTCCGGGGTAGTGATACTTGGCTCTAGCACTCTGCCGACGCACAGCACTATGTGGACAATAAATGCATGCTAGGTGCCAGCAAACAAAATAGCTGTATTCGCAGCCACGGCAGTATGTCTGTTTGCACCTCACTTACACTGAGGTATAGCCAGAGGTGCACCAGCGTAACACCAGGATTTGGCACGGGCTTCAGGGGCCCTTTAGTCTGAGCTCGCCCATTTCACTCTAACGGCATAGAGGGCAGCGTTCCAACCGACTTACATCCCGGAGAGTTGGGtgtggttttcttttaaaaaagaaagaaacaaaatccTAGTCTTTTGCGGTCAACAAGTTCTATTTACTTTGGCTGTGCTGTAGTTGCCGCTATTGAAATGGAGCTGGTGTATCAGGGCTCAGCAGGTCTGCTTGTAAAACATTCCAACacagagctctgagcaatcaAACACTAATTATAACAATCCTAGGAACAAACACCTACAAAGTAAGCCTGCCACCCAGGTAAACTTTCTTACTTTCTGTATCACGGTGAACAGGCGCTGGGTTATCTGTCCACGCAGCCTTTTACAATTCAGATTGCTTGCATGGTATTACACTGCTGCCTTCAAGGGGACAATAGCCTCTTTGTACAGCATATAATGAAGCTTCCAGGACGTATCACACATAGCGCTGAGTCAGTCCTCCTTTCTCTCCGACTGAACCCCAACATATTTGCAAGGGAAAACACAGCAGAAGAAAACCTGTGCAAGGAAATACAGTgaggcaggcagggccagctccaggcaccagcacagcaagcaggtgcttggggtggccaatggaaaggggaggcacgTCCGGGCCTTTGGCGGCGGGTCCATCGatctctctcggagggaaggacctgctgccgaattgctgttGAAGAATAGAATGAAGcagtggcggtagagctgccgctgaagtgccaccgatcggggcggcaaaaatgctggagccagccctggaggcagGGCTTGTTTCTAAGCTGTAAGGCTGGGGGTTAGGAGAGACGGGTTctaccttgagcaagtcactgctctgtgcctcagtttcaccctcTGTGAAATGCGGGTGCAACCAGCTCTTTCACAATGGTAGGCTACGGctcagggtaaaattttcagaagtgcctaactTACAGCCTGTCCACACTACCAAGGCTGCACCAATATAGCTGTAGCTGCGGCGCCCCCTAGTGGCAATGCAGTGTAAGCCAACAGAAGGAGTTAGGCCAGTATatctccaccccaaccccagatGTTGTTAGCTATGCCAACGAACACTGCTGGCAGCATAGGGGCATTCctctccatcccccccaccctgctggcatagctacatcagCTAGAGGCTGTGATTTCTTTCCCCCCACGCCCAAGATAAAATTGTGACCAGCAGCAGCCATGGGAGACTCCCAGTAGCCCTTAGGGTTAAATAACATAattcatcactgaaatgcagtcgCCTCTAGTGAGGAACGCTGCAGCTGTCTTAGCAGTGCAGAGCAGCCTAAACACAAGACACCCAAGTAGTTCATAGCTCATTAAAGTGACAGAAGGAATATCACTTACGCAGACTAATTACCCAAGATGGAACCTGACCCATGCACTGGCACCAGCTCTCTTGCTGGTGAAAGAAGTGCCATGAGATTTTTTCGATGAGCACTCAGGAAATATGGCTGTTAAAGCAGAGTACAGAGAGAGTTAATCAAGGGCATAGTGCCATATAACCCTCAAAAGATAAACACTGTGTTCCAAAAGCATCGCCGCCCCTGCCGTGTTCCTAACGGGCATTCGAATCTTCTGCCAGTTTCTATTTTTTAATATTAGCCCAGCTTGTGTATCACTTTCAGTATTCTTAGTTATCAGACAAACTGCTGGAGAGAAGCAACATGGAAAAGGAGATAAGGTATCTGCTGTGGAGAAGGAAAAATTGCTCCTGGCAGGAATTGTGAAATGCGGTATTATCGCAGCTTGGCACGAGCACAGCCAGAGGCAGCACACATACCCAACAGCAAGGAGCTCAAGCCACTTCCTAGGGATTTTAAGACAAACATTGGGTCTGCTTGGTATGACACCAAACAGGTAGGACCTGACTCTCCTCTGATGGTATGCCTTGAGCTCCCCTGGAGAGGGTGGAGTTACATGAAATGGAGAAAAGGAACAGGCTAGTTTTCCACTAGGGAAGGAAAAGTAGCTCAGTAGAGGAGATTCATCAGgggttattttatatgaaaacACTGCCTTATTCCTGTGTGAGGGGACGTTTTGAAAGTCCCAGTGATCTGCCACTGAGTGGAAAGGGGAATGCATGCTTGGGATAGGAGCTACGCTCAGTGTGCTGATGGAATTGAAGTGATCAGTGTCCTGGCCCTGTCAGCTGGGCTagaagtgaggtggcaaaggggacatgcatacatctaggaacaaaagcTGGTGGGGAAGACAGACAGTTTGTGCTCACTCAAATGTGAGAGAAGATTCAGGCAGATTGAGAGAGCGCGCGAGCGAGCGCTGGATTTTGACACAGATCCAAGACACTGGGTGTTACTGGAGAGTTCATTACAATATATCCAAAGGCAATCTAGGTTATTTAACATTTTGATTAAGTACGGTCATTTGTTTTGCTACAGAAGATTCTTAGTGCACTGCACTCCTCCATGTAcattctctctgtgtctcagcaaTGGCCAAATGACGCCTCTAAATCCCCTGTTCAAAGGGCTCTTTGCTGGCTCAGGGTTTTGCAACAACAGTCAGAATCCATTTATGGCCACAAGTGCCCATGATGGATCTCGTCTCTTCCCCAGGCATTTGGGCATTTCTGTTTCATGATCACTTGCCGTCTCTTGTAAAGGTGTTTTACCCTGGCTGGGGCAAGGGGGCGAGTTAACTTACAAATCAGCACAACACTAAAATCTCGCAAGACCCTGCTGGCGCGCATGCAGAAGAGAGTAATACCCACCCATTTAGTCCAGGACTAGCTAACATTTCTGCCCGCTCTTTCCCTTACCCGCTCATGGCCAATGAGAAAGGGAGAGTGCTCCCAGACTCCACGTTAGGACTCCATGATCTACTCCATCCCTCTGCTGTCTCACTGGTCCCTTTAGTCACTGTTTTAGAGTCTCCCCCTCCACGATTCCCCCCTGTGCTATGCACAGACAAGACCCATCAATGCAAATAAAAGGCAGGGCAGACTAGATGAATGACTGGTCATTGCTATGCTTAAAAACCTATGGAGGCAGCTCTGTGAAAGTAGctcatcctcctcccctctgcagccACGAATGGGTGCCGGCTCTGCCGGTTTCTGGTGCTGCTGGTGGCTGAGAGGATGGAGTTCAGCTAAGTGGCTTGGCTTCAGGGCTTGCTTGCTTTCATTAAAAGCATGGATCCTGTTCACTTTTCCCACAAGGTTCAGTGATGCCCTCTTTCCCTATGAGAaacagcagcagttctgcaaagcTGTTCTGTGAGTTGATGTGTTTTGCAGGGAATGTGAAGCAGGCAGAGGtctctgcctcccaccccccaccccattacaGAGCGTGCCCAAGGGTCCTCTGGATCACTCCTCACTACAGAAATGCCCATTTAACAGACTGAGCAGAGGACTATTAGCCAGAAACTCCCCTGTTCTATTCTCATCATTGACACTGACTCCATCTGTGGCATTGGCAACTTATAGGGAATCCATGGCCACTCAGTACTTCATTGTTATTATGCCACATAGTGTGGCCATCCGGGGCGCCAGACCCATACTCAGGAATAGAATTCAACTGCCCAGTGGGTTTCCAAGCATGAGCCATGAGCACTTGACCCTACTGCTCCTAGCTAACTGAGTAGGGGGTTTATCTTCTGTTAGCTGCAACTACTAGGgtctcatccaaagcccactgaggtcaatggaaagactcccaatgaTTTCAACCGGCTTTGGCCTCTAGCCAGCAGCAGTCCAATATCCTTGAGCAGGTATAGCATTCCCCTCAGAGGTCACCTCCCAGTCCCACACTACACCATCACTTGGGCCCTGCCTCAGTTCTCCCTCTCTGTGAGATGGGGAGAACACGGTCCACCTTCCCCCCACGGCTGTGTTGGGGATTGGCTGGTAAGTGGTTTTGAAGCTCTGACAATGAAAAGCGTCAAAGCAGCATTGCTGA
Proteins encoded:
- the LRRC75A gene encoding leucine-rich repeat-containing protein 75A, producing the protein MGTKQTKGCPPPGAGESPPSHNPGSRKKMPARDRGDFLASFMVKSSDKFGKSGGNLPPYHRRISMIQDMLLLVKQGKQDEATELLKHLRQDLGMESTSLDDVLYRYASFRNLVDPITHDLIISLARYIHCPKPEGDSFGAMEKVCRQLTYHLSPHSQWRRQGIMKRKPQSCLKAILVGTPQNNTVDLSGIPLTLKDLDRIISYLQHSSEHIDNVELCFTELTDEMFLQLLPILSALPHLTTLSLNGNRLTKAILRDLTETLKDPKKFSSVTWIDLGNNVDIFSLPQPFLVSLKKRCPKQGNLPTILEFGEGQMSDLESQEGLAESQEDLCSADEDENQPDKINNAGTRRLMTERTIEVGTLTNKCDSEQEPACEAAQT